The nucleotide sequence ATGGGGAAAAAATTTGATGGGATGACAAATGCTTTTGCCTTCTCTCGCAAAAATATCGAGATCCCCGAGTAGCTTTGCGTTCACCTGGAAAATAATTGTTCTCTTGCAAAACTATTATGTTCCCTCAAGAAACTCTGCGGACACTCACAAACCTGAGAAACTTTCTTGCGAACATATTTTCGCAAAACATTTGCATAAAACACTTACGCTCACccacaaaacatttgcattctctCAGGAAACTCTACAGTCGCTAAAGTCATTTGTAAAAGTATTGGGTTCCCCCTCAAAATTTTTTGCTTTCAAAAATATTGTTGCCCCAAGAGACTTTACGTTCACCCGcaaaaatttgtattttcttgCAAAAGTACTGCGTTCCCCAGAGAAACTTTGcgtttgctcacaaaacatttgcgTTCAATTAAAAAAGATTTGCATTCGCTAAAAAAGTATTGCATTcactatttaaaatctaaaaacatttgTGTTCTCACTAAATATTTGCATTTCCCTTTGCAATATTTTGCGAAAGAAAACGATACTTTAGCAAGCATTCTCAAATGTTTTATGagcaaatgtaaaaatagtaattatcaaacaattttttttttacaaacaaatatttttgtaataaaaaacaaaatctctCAGgttaactaataattaataacatttttttttttttataaacaaatatttttgtaatcaaaCTCAAAATCTCTCAGGTTAACtgaaaattaacaaacaaaacaaatatttttacaaccAAATATTTTATCCCATGTTACTTTTCATTGCCATGTCCCTTTAAAGGCTCCATATTATTTCTAGGAACCCATTTTTTAGCTTAATTTTAAAATGGCTCTTTAAACAATCTCAAAATGAATCTTACACAATCTAATCAATCAAACGCCCCTATATTATTACACTCTTAAGGCCGGTTCACTGAGTAGGTTTTTGAGTTATAAATGTGAGACACGGTGCAGTAGaataggaaaaaaacaaaaacgaaaggtctcaaaacattgttttaacatgAGTGCAGTTTCATGAGAGAGTAGCTGTAAAACATGCGAGTACAGTGGTCAAACATGTCTGTCTAGCGCATGATTACATCGGAAAATAACAGAAAAGCATCACAGTATAATGCAAAAAGAAATgagttctgtgtgaacggcccttACGCAACAACTTTTTAACGTAGATAACTGCACATAGATTTTACGTTAATTAGCTTCTGTTCCTGGTTTATATAGggaattaaaaaacaataagatGTTTTTCTCCAAGATTTGAGACTAGGCACTGTGGTTCTGAGGAAACATCAAGAACGGAGAAGAGTGACAGATTGCTGATTGCTACACGTTGCATCTGCAGCGTGTGAACAGCAGTGCATCGCTgcagtgcaaatgcatttgcgtgCATTGATTTCTGGGACACTGCACTGAATATTTCCTTTAAGAATGGATATATAGTATAAAATGTTTATCAGAAAGGGCTCTCTGAGAACTGTTATTGTCAATAAACAAAATTTACATTGGGAAGAGCATGCAAACTCTACACAGAATGAAGCTCAAACCTCGAAATTCAGTACAAATCTGTGTTCGACTTGCATCAAGCCCAACAGACACCTGTGCGAGCATGGTTCGCTCAAATATTGCTTCAAAAAACGAACATTGCAGAATTGCAACGGTGCATTTCAACTATATTTTTCGTGTGTGACGCTTGCAGTTTAAATGCAGTAACAGGCTTCACTTATTAAGCGTTTCCTCGCTCCTTTAGCCCATTTAAACAGTAGATTACTGTAAAACTGCACAACCTGGAGCACTTGTGTTCATAACAACGTGAACCATGAAGCATAATCCCTGAAGCTTTATTAAACGATCAGTTTCACTATTTACAGCAGATCTATGTCGAAGTCACTTGGGTGAACCCTACATGTTTAAAGCATACACTATCAAAAGTTACCATGTctatataaagaaataatattgcTGTATGAATAAGTTGGATTTTAGGGTTTCTATTCACAGTTTCTGGCCCAAGGGAccagtaaacatttataaaatttccaaaaatattaaaaaccacAGGATGCATTTTAATTTGCATTGTCTTGTTCTCTTCTCTCTAAACCAATAACCGTAGAAAGCATTGTTTAACTCGACGGTAATGAAGAGCCCTGATGTTCCTGGCGTTTTCATCCAGTAATCCCAAAAATAGTGGTTCATATGACGCCCTTAATAAAAGATCACAGTGTAGCTGTACGAGGAGACTTGTTTTGAGCTTGTTTTTATGAGCCAAAGGCGACTCAGTACATGTCTCTGTAAATCTCCTGCAGTAAGGGATGCAGCGAAGTGTCTTCTGTCTTCTTGATCTCCTGCACGAGCTGAGCGTGCTCCGTCACCAGCTGCCGCAGGTCCACTAGTTTCTGCAGGAGTTTGGGGAAGAGGAACTCGTTGTCGGGATGGTTGCTCTTGAGGTGCAGATGAAGCACGTTTACGATGCTCTCCTGCATTCGCTCGATGTGCGGGACGTTCACCAGGCCTGGACGATCTGAACACGAGACGGGGAAGAGCATGAGTCTAAAATAAACAACACTGGCATGCAAAAGCTGATCTGCTCTTGTTAAAGGTACAATTTCTAAGATATTTTCagcaaaatatccaaaaaccactagggtagtgttatatattttgtccagctgagaactaatgttttcaactacttgtaaatcatgagaaaattcccattctagacagtgacacggggcagtcgcctgtcaatgacgttatttatcctttatttccgcctttactgacgtagaaaccacatgatgacaacagtgtcgtggacaaatgcggaagtagcttcccgacaaacttcaactagaaagagatgccaatctctcttgtgttttactcgacaggtgagttgttttgatttgtatctttacagaaaacgtatgctattataacgatcaacaagattagtattatggggtatacacgccaaacgcggggcatcgcgtctctacaCCCgtgcgaggacgcgtctgattcaaagtctgatcgtgtctttgcattgactttgtatgtaatcgaCTCTCGCAAATCGTTGAGATCGCGTTAAATCtgtgatttatctttccgtctaattgatggccgtcagcggttgggtagaagacaacaaatcccattatTTCATGCTCCTTATTAGCGTCATCAAACAAagcaatttttattgttttggcagtgcgccctctagtggcaggtctgtactgtacttttactgtactttaaaaaaatgtccattagaaaaaaaaaaaaaaagaaaaaaaaaacagcacggATTCCATCTAACGGTTGCGCTTTGTAAGCcaatatgaaattatacaaatttaatcatacaaattagattagatttttagtacaatatataaatgtattacattattaattaaatatgacatcaaatttaaatttattattatttttttaatctatctatctatctatctactagaaatatacatagaaatatatatatatatgtgtaaatgaatgaattaaatatatatcacagctgaaaacttttttatatatatatatataaatatgtaataattattaattatataatatataaaaacaaaaaatgtgttttatatatatatatatatatatctatatatatatatatctatatatatatatatatatatatgaaactttCAAAATCATACAATAGAATAAGCacctaaaaattataatataatgaaaatatatatattagtaaaagtATCGAtctataaatattacataaataatgaatgactgaattatatatatatatatatatatatatatatatatatatatatatatatatatatatatatatatatgaatatatataaaagtgaacaaaaaaaacatttcataaaaatatcttagcattttattaataataatatgataatactatttataataatataataatattcttattcaataatataatgtaatacaatatataaacattttatttgaattaaatattaaaccaATATACCTCCACAGCAGATGATGGCAGCAACAAACAGTGCGAGGTCACTATCGTCCAGCTCGAGGGAGTTAAACTTCATTGCAAACTGAAACTTGGGCTCCATCATTTGACTGAACGGCCGTCGTAAGCTCTTCAGGAACTCTCTGGTGATGAAGCCGCTGCCGTGCGCCACCAGCAGACCGTCTTTATTCATGCATGATGCCAACATGGCGAAGAGCGCCTCATGGACGCCGTACTTTAATAATGTCACCTGTCAGAAGAAAACAGGCTGCATTCGGTGAAGTTGTTTATGCAATATGAGCATATCTGAAGTTTTTGGCACTAACCTGGTCATTTAAATCCAGGTTTGAGAAGCCTGGCACAGACTTGGCGAACTCAGTCAGTTCGGTCACCGTCTCGACCGAAGTGCACTGACAGCAGTGGAATATTCGAACTTCTGCATCTTTATTCAGCAGAGCCCCAGAAGAGCCCACCATCTTGGCCACAAGAGTCTGTTCGGCCAGCTGCAGCGTCTCCATGTCGTGGATGACAAAAGGCTACAACACAATGAGAGCGAAGCGTGAAGATCACATTTAGAATAAACCGCTGTGTAGGGGTCGATTGGTTTTTCAATGGCAGATGACAATATCTAGAGTAAAGGGAGACAGGTgggcaaaaaaatacaaattaattcaatataattaaaaaatattattattttattttattttattttattttattttattttatttaagcagtTCTCCCAACATTCCATttcaataatctaaaaaaaaaaagaaaaaaaaaagaataataagtaGAAAAAGTATTTGTAACAGATTAAAATACTGGCTATATACTGTTTAGAGAGAGAACAAGGTCAAGACTATTTTCAAAAATTAGCtgcgttaaaatattttaattgtgttttttttatataactaatTAACGTGTTAAACTGACAgacctaatatatataaataaatacacacacacacacacacacacacacacacacacacatatatatatatatatatatatatatatatatatatatatatatatatatatatatatatatatatatatatatatatatataattcagcgTTCCCCCGCCTCTGGAAGAGAGGTCAGCACGACCCCCCGAGAGGCTGGTTTGTGGGCCGTGAGAGAACAAGCGTACTGTGAGAGATGAAAGCCTCGTCTTAAATCAGCTGCTCTAACTCCCAACAGCTGGGCCGTGTCCCGCGGAGCTCAGGCCCAAGAGCACAGCCAACAATCGAGCTAGTGTTACAGATGTGTGTGGGGAAACACGTCTGACACTCACTCATCCACACCCAAACTCCAGAGCCCCGTCCCATGAGCCCTGTGTCATATCGAGCTTCGTTAATAAAGAGTTCTGCTTTATCAATGGGCTTTGCTTGTGCTTCATAAGAAGGTGTAGAGCGTCATGAACATGATGGAGATCTGATGATGCAACTAGtaacagattacatgtaatctggaagtacttgtaattagattacatttcaaaatacttgttatctatggaagcatatgggtagcaatattcaatttgggatgtaatatgcaaaatg is from Carassius auratus strain Wakin chromosome 25, ASM336829v1, whole genome shotgun sequence and encodes:
- the LOC113042951 gene encoding peroxisome proliferator-activated receptor alpha-like produces the protein MSHNAIRFGRMPQSEKLRLKAEILTGEREVADPQVADQKTLAKQIYEAYLKNFNMNKSKARTILTGKTSTPPFVIHDMETLQLAEQTLVAKMVGSSGALLNKDAEVRIFHCCQCTSVETVTELTEFAKSVPGFSNLDLNDQVTLLKYGVHEALFAMLASCMNKDGLLVAHGSGFITREFLKSLRRPFSQMMEPKFQFAMKFNSLELDDSDLALFVAAIICCGDRPGLVNVPHIERMQESIVNVLHLHLKSNHPDNEFLFPKLLQKLVDLRQLVTEHAQLVQEIKKTEDTSLHPLLQEIYRDMY